One Scomber scombrus chromosome 1, fScoSco1.1, whole genome shotgun sequence DNA segment encodes these proteins:
- the aktip gene encoding AKT-interacting protein isoform X2, with protein MNLNPFWSMSANTSRKRPDNEEQSGHGDQRASPARLPFGKKQLPAIPKNAAPITKPTAMSTPAQSANGTHASYGPFYLEYSLLAEFTLVIKQKLPGIYVQPSYKSALMWFGVIFIRHGLYQDGVFKFTVYIPDNYPDGECPKLVFDIPVFHPLVDPVSGELDVRRAFTKWRRNHNHIWQVLMYARTIFYKINTTEPLNPEAAVLYEKDVHLFKSKVVDSVKLCNSHLFDQPKIDDPYAISFSPWNPAVHEEAKERMFTYKRRPEDHHKGTHVSGLSWVKPGSTQPFSKDDGPPQ; from the exons ATGAACCTAAACCCCTTTTGGAGCATGTCTGCCAATACAAGTCGCAAG AGACCTGACAACGAGGAACAGAGTGGGCATGGGGATCAGAGAGCCAGCCCCGCCCGACTGCCCTTTGGCAAGAAGCAACTTCCAGCCATTCCTAAGAATGCAGCCCCCATTACCAAGCCTACAGCAATGAGCACCCCAGCCCAGTCAGCCAATGGCACGCACGCCTCCTATGGCCCCTTTTACTTGGAGTACTCTCTGCTGGCTGAGTT CACACTAGTGATTAAGCAGAAACTCCCTGGAATTTATGTCCAGCCATCCTACAAGTCGGCACTAA TGTGGTTTGGGGTCATATTCATCAGACATGGCTTGTACCAGGATGGAGTCTTCAAATTCACTGTGTATATTCCAGATAACTATCCAGATGGAGAGTGTCCT AAACTAGTGTTTGACATCCCCGTCTTCCATCCACTTGTCGACCCTGTGTCTGGAGAGCTTGATGTCAGAAGAGCTTTCACCAAATGGAG aCGGAATCACAACCACATCTGGCAAGTCCTGATGTACGCACGCACAATTTTCTACAAGATCAACACCACAGAACCACTCAACCCAGAGGCTGCTGTGTT ATATGAAAAGGATGTGCATTTGTTCAAAAGCAAAGTGGTGGATAGTGTGAAACTATGCAACAGTCACCTTTTTGACCAGCCCAAGATAGACGATCCCTACGCAATAAG TTTTTCTCCATGGAACCCAGCTGTTCACGAGGAAGCAAAAGAGAGAATGTTCACATATAAA AGACGACCTGAGGATCACCACAAGGGAACGCATGTGTCAGGGCTGTCTTGGGTGAAGCCTGGATCAACGCAGCCCTTCAGCAAAGACGACGGTCCTCCCCAGTGA
- the aktip gene encoding AKT-interacting protein isoform X1, producing the protein MNLNPFWSMSANTSRKQRPDNEEQSGHGDQRASPARLPFGKKQLPAIPKNAAPITKPTAMSTPAQSANGTHASYGPFYLEYSLLAEFTLVIKQKLPGIYVQPSYKSALMWFGVIFIRHGLYQDGVFKFTVYIPDNYPDGECPKLVFDIPVFHPLVDPVSGELDVRRAFTKWRRNHNHIWQVLMYARTIFYKINTTEPLNPEAAVLYEKDVHLFKSKVVDSVKLCNSHLFDQPKIDDPYAISFSPWNPAVHEEAKERMFTYKRRPEDHHKGTHVSGLSWVKPGSTQPFSKDDGPPQ; encoded by the exons ATGAACCTAAACCCCTTTTGGAGCATGTCTGCCAATACAAGTCGCAAG CAGAGACCTGACAACGAGGAACAGAGTGGGCATGGGGATCAGAGAGCCAGCCCCGCCCGACTGCCCTTTGGCAAGAAGCAACTTCCAGCCATTCCTAAGAATGCAGCCCCCATTACCAAGCCTACAGCAATGAGCACCCCAGCCCAGTCAGCCAATGGCACGCACGCCTCCTATGGCCCCTTTTACTTGGAGTACTCTCTGCTGGCTGAGTT CACACTAGTGATTAAGCAGAAACTCCCTGGAATTTATGTCCAGCCATCCTACAAGTCGGCACTAA TGTGGTTTGGGGTCATATTCATCAGACATGGCTTGTACCAGGATGGAGTCTTCAAATTCACTGTGTATATTCCAGATAACTATCCAGATGGAGAGTGTCCT AAACTAGTGTTTGACATCCCCGTCTTCCATCCACTTGTCGACCCTGTGTCTGGAGAGCTTGATGTCAGAAGAGCTTTCACCAAATGGAG aCGGAATCACAACCACATCTGGCAAGTCCTGATGTACGCACGCACAATTTTCTACAAGATCAACACCACAGAACCACTCAACCCAGAGGCTGCTGTGTT ATATGAAAAGGATGTGCATTTGTTCAAAAGCAAAGTGGTGGATAGTGTGAAACTATGCAACAGTCACCTTTTTGACCAGCCCAAGATAGACGATCCCTACGCAATAAG TTTTTCTCCATGGAACCCAGCTGTTCACGAGGAAGCAAAAGAGAGAATGTTCACATATAAA AGACGACCTGAGGATCACCACAAGGGAACGCATGTGTCAGGGCTGTCTTGGGTGAAGCCTGGATCAACGCAGCCCTTCAGCAAAGACGACGGTCCTCCCCAGTGA